In the Phaseolus vulgaris cultivar G19833 chromosome 7, P. vulgaris v2.0, whole genome shotgun sequence genome, one interval contains:
- the LOC137828882 gene encoding protein ENHANCED DISEASE RESISTANCE 2-like isoform X2 — translation MEGWLYLLRANRFGQHYSRKRYFILKDNVLRSFKIQPVTPTEEPIRSAIIDSCVRVNDNGRESMNKKVFFMFTVYNATNQSDKLKLGASSSEEAAKWIRTLQDSAMKECPSPTKNLVACIRRRRSTLRNGGSKSTDWKYINLNLQTDLCTETVASDVIAPSPWKIFGCQNGLRMFKEAKDWDTLGTHWGDHPAIMAVGVVDGTSEAIFNTLMTLDPTRSEWDFCVYRGSVVDHLDGHTDIVHIEMYNDWLPWGMKPRDLLLRRYWRREDDGSYVLLYHSVYHSKCPPKKGYVRACLKSGGFVVTPVNKGTQSVVRHMLAIDWKFWKLYLRPSSARSITIRMLERIAALRELFRTKGGNSSSETLTMTKEIGLPPGVKEDVKSDVSEEKTKFEEPLIVLEDGVEPSGRTNLMGFNDSDEFFDVPEPTEYDHFDNEWHPDLASEQMGMSIPRMSTAVGLVKKLHDLAVQKKGYMDLHETVREESASCSYGATLQNDSSCSLPCTWAASDPSLFLVRGENYLQDHQKVKAHGTLTQMVGADWLRSDTREDDLSSRPGSIVQQYAAKGGPEFFFVINIQMPGTPMYSLALYYMLKTPLEDNPLMQSFVDGDDAYRNSRFKLIPYISKGSWIVKQSVGKKACLVGQALEVLYIRGKNYLELDIDVGSSTVARGVASLVLGYLNNLVVEMAFLVQSNTQDELPEVLLGTCRLNHMDASKAFLVNS, via the exons ATGGAAGGGTGGCTCTATCTCCTTCGTGCCAATCGCTTTGGTCAGCATTACTCACGGAAGAGGTACTTCATTCTCAAGGACAATGTCCTCCGAAGCTTCAAGATCCAACCCGTTACCCCAACCGAG GAGCCAATTAGAAGTGCAATAATTGACTCTTGCGTTCGGGTTAATGATAATGGAAGGGAGAGTATGAACAAAAAG GTGTTCTTCATGTTCACTGTTTATAATGCAACAAACCAAAGTGATAAGCTTAAG TTGGGAGCAAGTAGTTCAGAAGAAGCCGCAAAATGGATACGTACCTTGCAGGACTCTGCAATGAAG GAGTGTCCATCTCCAACAAAGAATTTAGTGGCTTGTATCAGAAGAAGACGTTCAACTTTGAG AAATGGAGGCTCAAAAAGCACAGATTGGAAATACATCAACTTGAATCTTCAAACAGACCTATGCACTGAAACGGTTGCCTCTGATGTTATAGCCCCTTCACCATGGAAGATTTTTGGTTGTCAGAATG GACTAAGGATGTTCAAAGAAGCCAAAGATTGGGATACCCTTGGAACT CATTGGGGTGATCACCCAGCAATAATGGCAGTTGGTGTGGTTGATGGAACTTCAGAGGCCATCTTCAACACTCTTATGACTCTTGATCCCACAAGATCAGA ATGGGACTTTTGTGTTTATCGAGGTAGTGTGGTTGATCACCTTGATGGACATACAGATATTGTTCATATAGAGATGTACAATGACTGGTTACCATG GGGAATGAAACCAAGAGATTTGTTGTTACGAAGATACTGGAGGAGAGAGGATGATGGATCATATG TGTTATTATACCATTCTGTGTACCATTCCAAGTGTCCACCAAAGAAAGGCTATGTCCGAGCTTGCCTTAAAA GTGGAGGATTTGTAGTGACTCCTGTTAACAAGGGAACGCAATCAGTGGTGAGACACATGCTTGCTATTGATTGGAAGTTTTGGAAATTGTATTTGCGCCCCTCATCTGCAAGGTCCATTACTATTCGTATGCTTGAACGAATTGCAG CTCTTCGGGAGTTGTTTAGAACCAAAGGTGGAAATTCCTCCTCTGAAACTCTTACAATGACTAAAGAAATTGGATTGCCTCCTGGTGTAAAGGAGGATGTTAAGTCTGATGTTTCAGAGGAGAAAACCAAGTTCGAGGAACCTCTTATTGTTCTAGAAGATGGGGTAGAACCTTCCGGTCGTACAAATTTAATGGGATTCAATGATTCTGATGAGTTCTTTGATGTTCCTGAACCAACAGAATATGATCACTTTGACAATGAATGGCATCCTGACTTGGCTTCTGAGCAGATG GGTATGTCTATCCCCAGAATGTCAACAGCTGTTGGTTTGGTGAAAAAGTTACACGACCTTGCAG TTCAGAAGAAGGGGTATATGGATTTGCACGAAACTGTCAGGGAGGAAAGTGCATCATGCAGTTATGGAGCCACTCTTCAAAATGATTCAAGCTGTTCTTTACCCTGCACCTGGGCTGCTTCTGATCCATCTTTGTTTCTGGTTCGAGGAGAAAATTATTTACAAGACCAtcaaaag GTGAAGGCACACGGCACCTTGACGCAAATGGTTGGTGCGGATTGGCTTCGTTCGGACACAAGAGAAGATGACTTAAGTAGTCGTCCTGGTTCCATAGTTCAG CAATATGCAGCAAAAGGTGGTCCAGAGTTCTTTTTTGTCATCAACATACAA ATGCCCGGAACTCCTATGTATTCTCTTGCACTTTATTACATGTTGAAAACACCTTTGGAAGACAATCCCTTAATGCAGAGCTTTGTGGATGGAGATGATGCTTACAGGAACTCTAGATTTAAGCTGATACCATACATCTCCAAG GGATCATGGATTGTAAAGCAAAGTGTTGGAAAGAAAGCATGTTTGGTGGGGCAAGCACTAGAAGTACTTTATATCCGTGGGAAGAACTATTTAGAG CTTGACATCGACGTTGGATCATCAACTGTGGCAAGAGGGGTAGCTAGCCTAGTTCTTGGATACCTGAACAATTTGGTGGTAGAAATGGCGTTTTTGGTACag AGTAACACACAGGATGAGCTCCCGGAAGTCCTCCTTGGAACGTGTCGACTAAATCATATGGATGCATCGAAAGCATTTCTGGtgaattcataa
- the LOC137828882 gene encoding protein ENHANCED DISEASE RESISTANCE 2-like isoform X1: protein MGIVPQSERKMEGWLYLLRANRFGQHYSRKRYFILKDNVLRSFKIQPVTPTEEPIRSAIIDSCVRVNDNGRESMNKKVFFMFTVYNATNQSDKLKLGASSSEEAAKWIRTLQDSAMKECPSPTKNLVACIRRRRSTLRNGGSKSTDWKYINLNLQTDLCTETVASDVIAPSPWKIFGCQNGLRMFKEAKDWDTLGTHWGDHPAIMAVGVVDGTSEAIFNTLMTLDPTRSEWDFCVYRGSVVDHLDGHTDIVHIEMYNDWLPWGMKPRDLLLRRYWRREDDGSYVLLYHSVYHSKCPPKKGYVRACLKSGGFVVTPVNKGTQSVVRHMLAIDWKFWKLYLRPSSARSITIRMLERIAALRELFRTKGGNSSSETLTMTKEIGLPPGVKEDVKSDVSEEKTKFEEPLIVLEDGVEPSGRTNLMGFNDSDEFFDVPEPTEYDHFDNEWHPDLASEQMGMSIPRMSTAVGLVKKLHDLAVQKKGYMDLHETVREESASCSYGATLQNDSSCSLPCTWAASDPSLFLVRGENYLQDHQKVKAHGTLTQMVGADWLRSDTREDDLSSRPGSIVQQYAAKGGPEFFFVINIQMPGTPMYSLALYYMLKTPLEDNPLMQSFVDGDDAYRNSRFKLIPYISKGSWIVKQSVGKKACLVGQALEVLYIRGKNYLELDIDVGSSTVARGVASLVLGYLNNLVVEMAFLVQSNTQDELPEVLLGTCRLNHMDASKAFLVNS, encoded by the exons ATGGGTATTGTTCCGCAGAGTGAGAGAAAAATGGAAGGGTGGCTCTATCTCCTTCGTGCCAATCGCTTTGGTCAGCATTACTCACGGAAGAGGTACTTCATTCTCAAGGACAATGTCCTCCGAAGCTTCAAGATCCAACCCGTTACCCCAACCGAG GAGCCAATTAGAAGTGCAATAATTGACTCTTGCGTTCGGGTTAATGATAATGGAAGGGAGAGTATGAACAAAAAG GTGTTCTTCATGTTCACTGTTTATAATGCAACAAACCAAAGTGATAAGCTTAAG TTGGGAGCAAGTAGTTCAGAAGAAGCCGCAAAATGGATACGTACCTTGCAGGACTCTGCAATGAAG GAGTGTCCATCTCCAACAAAGAATTTAGTGGCTTGTATCAGAAGAAGACGTTCAACTTTGAG AAATGGAGGCTCAAAAAGCACAGATTGGAAATACATCAACTTGAATCTTCAAACAGACCTATGCACTGAAACGGTTGCCTCTGATGTTATAGCCCCTTCACCATGGAAGATTTTTGGTTGTCAGAATG GACTAAGGATGTTCAAAGAAGCCAAAGATTGGGATACCCTTGGAACT CATTGGGGTGATCACCCAGCAATAATGGCAGTTGGTGTGGTTGATGGAACTTCAGAGGCCATCTTCAACACTCTTATGACTCTTGATCCCACAAGATCAGA ATGGGACTTTTGTGTTTATCGAGGTAGTGTGGTTGATCACCTTGATGGACATACAGATATTGTTCATATAGAGATGTACAATGACTGGTTACCATG GGGAATGAAACCAAGAGATTTGTTGTTACGAAGATACTGGAGGAGAGAGGATGATGGATCATATG TGTTATTATACCATTCTGTGTACCATTCCAAGTGTCCACCAAAGAAAGGCTATGTCCGAGCTTGCCTTAAAA GTGGAGGATTTGTAGTGACTCCTGTTAACAAGGGAACGCAATCAGTGGTGAGACACATGCTTGCTATTGATTGGAAGTTTTGGAAATTGTATTTGCGCCCCTCATCTGCAAGGTCCATTACTATTCGTATGCTTGAACGAATTGCAG CTCTTCGGGAGTTGTTTAGAACCAAAGGTGGAAATTCCTCCTCTGAAACTCTTACAATGACTAAAGAAATTGGATTGCCTCCTGGTGTAAAGGAGGATGTTAAGTCTGATGTTTCAGAGGAGAAAACCAAGTTCGAGGAACCTCTTATTGTTCTAGAAGATGGGGTAGAACCTTCCGGTCGTACAAATTTAATGGGATTCAATGATTCTGATGAGTTCTTTGATGTTCCTGAACCAACAGAATATGATCACTTTGACAATGAATGGCATCCTGACTTGGCTTCTGAGCAGATG GGTATGTCTATCCCCAGAATGTCAACAGCTGTTGGTTTGGTGAAAAAGTTACACGACCTTGCAG TTCAGAAGAAGGGGTATATGGATTTGCACGAAACTGTCAGGGAGGAAAGTGCATCATGCAGTTATGGAGCCACTCTTCAAAATGATTCAAGCTGTTCTTTACCCTGCACCTGGGCTGCTTCTGATCCATCTTTGTTTCTGGTTCGAGGAGAAAATTATTTACAAGACCAtcaaaag GTGAAGGCACACGGCACCTTGACGCAAATGGTTGGTGCGGATTGGCTTCGTTCGGACACAAGAGAAGATGACTTAAGTAGTCGTCCTGGTTCCATAGTTCAG CAATATGCAGCAAAAGGTGGTCCAGAGTTCTTTTTTGTCATCAACATACAA ATGCCCGGAACTCCTATGTATTCTCTTGCACTTTATTACATGTTGAAAACACCTTTGGAAGACAATCCCTTAATGCAGAGCTTTGTGGATGGAGATGATGCTTACAGGAACTCTAGATTTAAGCTGATACCATACATCTCCAAG GGATCATGGATTGTAAAGCAAAGTGTTGGAAAGAAAGCATGTTTGGTGGGGCAAGCACTAGAAGTACTTTATATCCGTGGGAAGAACTATTTAGAG CTTGACATCGACGTTGGATCATCAACTGTGGCAAGAGGGGTAGCTAGCCTAGTTCTTGGATACCTGAACAATTTGGTGGTAGAAATGGCGTTTTTGGTACag AGTAACACACAGGATGAGCTCCCGGAAGTCCTCCTTGGAACGTGTCGACTAAATCATATGGATGCATCGAAAGCATTTCTGGtgaattcataa